The segment cactttcattttctcttttgtccTCCTTGCAAAGCAACTGTGGTGTGCTTCAACCCTTCATTTTTCACACACTTcccccatcctccccctcttcctctctccctcccccttccatTCTCCTCAACAGCCCTCTACAAGGACTGGGCTCTTATCACTTGTTTTTAATTAGACCCAATTGGCTTTGATTGCTGTGGAATTCTCCCAAAGTTTTTCAATTAGGTGCTACTTCTTTGTGTTAATTTCAAATTTACACtattctgtgtttgtgcatgctgTCCAGACAAGAAATAGTTATGTTCATCCACTAAGTGTGCACGATGGAATGTGAAGTGGTCTTTGTTCTGTGACTCCTAGCCACCATGTGTGCTCTCTGCCTTTGTGAAAGTGAACTTCTGCGACTGCCTTTCATGTGTGCGTGAGGCAGCACATAGATCCTAGTCTTAGTCTCATATAGCAATGTGTGGTCAGACTAGTCAGCAAAAGACTCTTATTTAGGTgttctctgttcctcctcctgtggcTTTTTTCCTCCCTAAACTATAATAGTGGTAGCATATTTCAGAAGTCCACATCAGTAACTTTTATATCATGCTTCTGTCAAAGACCTGATAGCTATATTATAGGCATTTTATGAAAGTCACTGTTCATTGAGATGTGTGATTTCTTCTGTATTTGGCCAAATTCAGCTGGTATATTTCATACTGATGCCTACTTGTCTTATCTCCGTCcctccactgttcctctctAGGTGGCGTGAAGATGATGGTGGCATAGTGAGAAAGTTGGTCAGTCTGGCCGGTTGAGGTGCCGAGGAGACGCCACAAACCACGCCAGAATTCTGACAAAACTAAACTCCAACTACCTGtagttctcctcctcctcatcttcatgtCTATCCTTGGGTCATAGCTACAACTATGGTGACACTTATCACAGAGCAGCTCCGTAAGCAGAGTTTGGAAGAGCCTTATCACAAGGCTTTCTCATTCAATGTGAATGTGGTGAGTTGGATACAAAAACTCAGTGATCTTGTGCTTTCAATGGCTGTCCTTAAGCCCTTTTTGATTTCACTTGAAATTTAAGGGATTCTAGTGTTGTACTTGACTCATTATATTGCTGTTTCAGTCACTGCCTGCAGTCGGTTCCAGTCCCACAGTCTCATGGAGTGCGTATGGATCGACACCAGGTAAGTTAATTGAATTGGGCCTAGCATCTTTGCAACTAACTGGTTAGGATATCAATCACATGTTTATCTCTTTGCATTCCCAGAGAGCGGTTTGGCCATGCACCCATCATCCAAGGCCCACCTTCTGGATGCTTCCTCTGGCCTGGACCCCCTATGGCCCCCTGTCCAAGTTGGAGAACCACCTCTCCACAGACCTGAAGTTCCCAGCACGTCAGTCACAGACATGGCCTTCCAGAgctcccctcccccaccccctcctccaaaACGCCACTGCCGCTCCCTTTCTGTTCCAGAGGACCTGTCTCGGTGCCGCTCCACCTGGCGTCCTAGCGCCTCCAAGGTTTGGACTCCTGTCAAACGCGGCTGCCAAAGTGGAGGAGTGGCCAGTTTAGGGTCTGGAGCCAGCTCTCTGCCACTTTGTGGCCCTAgttcctccctcacctcctccctgcACTCCTCTTCCAGCCCTACTTTCTTTAGCTTGGCACTGTCCTCTGACTCCCCGCTACCATGGAGCTTCCCCTGGGACCCCTGTGACACACTGAGGGGAGCCTGCTCTACCTTTTTTCCCGccccctcttcctgctcctcttccccGGCCCCGCTGGCCCCCTCTCACTCACTGCTGCAGCGccgcttctccctctcccctgtgCACATTCAGGAGGCCTCTGTGCTGCTCCTGCCTCCCCAACCCTCCCCTGCTTCTGCTTTGATCCCTAGCTGTTCTGCCATGGAGCCCCCAGCCTCTTCCGCATCTCCCACCTCGGCCTGCAGTACACCATCCTCCTCCAGGCGCGTCCTGCGCCCAGTCCTGCCACGATGCCACTCTCAGCCCTGCGATATGCGCAAGCCTCGCTTGAAGAGACGCCATGACCCAGACGTTCTACCCTGCGCCAGGCCAGGCCTCGA is part of the Centroberyx gerrardi isolate f3 chromosome 16, fCenGer3.hap1.cur.20231027, whole genome shotgun sequence genome and harbors:
- the LOC139919868 gene encoding protein FAM53C-like; translated protein: MVTLITEQLRKQSLEEPYHKAFSFNVNVSLPAVGSSPTVSWSAYGSTPESGLAMHPSSKAHLLDASSGLDPLWPPVQVGEPPLHRPEVPSTSVTDMAFQSSPPPPPPPKRHCRSLSVPEDLSRCRSTWRPSASKVWTPVKRGCQSGGVASLGSGASSLPLCGPSSSLTSSLHSSSSPTFFSLALSSDSPLPWSFPWDPCDTLRGACSTFFPAPSSCSSSPAPLAPSHSLLQRRFSLSPVHIQEASVLLLPPQPSPASALIPSCSAMEPPASSASPTSACSTPSSSRRVLRPVLPRCHSQPCDMRKPRLKRRHDPDVLPCARPGLDFSKMTQIGNGESLGCGAGGCIVLESSQGGRRSAFSPAEFLGRTSIGPLSESEEEEEEDKRKGTVMDGGQKIVFERDCTELDLNLIEEN